The DNA region ACCGCCGGATCGTCCGGCAGTTCGCCCTCGGAGCCGGGCACGCAGGGCACGCCGGCCTTGATCATGGCCTGCTTGGCCGACACCTTGTCGCCCATGATGCGGATCGACTCGGGCGTGGGGCCGATGAACTGGAAGCCGCTCTTTTCCACCCGCTCGGCGAAATCGGCGTTTTCCGACAGGAAGCCATAGCCGGGGTGGATGGCCTCGGCGTCGGTGACCTCGGCGGCCGAAATGATGGCCGGCATGTTGAGGTAGCTCTGTGCCGAAGCGGCCGGCCCGATGCAGACCGCCTCCTCTGCCAGCTTGACGTACTTGGCCTCGCGGTCGGCTTCCGAATAGACCATCACGGCCTTGATGCCCAGTTCGCGGCAGGCCCGCTGCACCCGGAGGGCAATCTCGCCGCGGTTGGCGATCAGGATCTTCTTGAACATGAGTGAGCGCTTACCGGATCGTCACTCGATGATGAACAGGGGCTGTCCGTACTCCACGGCCTGGCCGTTCTCGCACAGGATCTTGGACACGGTGCCCGACTTGTCGGCCTCGATCTCGTTGAGGATCTTCATCGCCTCGATGATGCAGATCGTGTCGCCTTCCTTGACCTGGCTGCCGACCTCGACGAACGACTTCGCGCCCGGGCTGGACGCGCGGTAGAACGTGCCCACCATCGGCGACTTGACGGCATGGCCGGTCGGTGCCTGCGGGGCGGGCGCGGCCGGCGCGAGCGCCGGCGCGGCCGATGCCGGCATCGCCGGTGCCATCGCGACGGGTGCCGCGGCATGCTGCACGACGGCCGTGCCGCCCTTGACGATGCGGACTTTTCCCTCCGCTTCCGTGATCTCCAGTTCGGAGACGTTCGACTCCGAGACCAGGTCGATCAGGGTCTTCAATTTGCGCAAGTCCATGGTGGCTCCAGCCGCATTTCTTGTTAAGGTCGGCGAATTTACCGCAATTTGCAGCGATTTTTACTTTTCTTCGCTGAAGAGCGCGCCCGTCGGGGCGTCGGCAGGTAAAGCCGGGAGCCGTGTCGCGTCTCAGGCTGCCGCTGCCCAGCGCGATAGGTCGCCCGGGGCGACCTTCCCCATTCTACGCTCGCGCACTTTCCCATCCGGCTTCAGCACGACGGTGAAGGGCAGCCCACCGGCCGAATTGCCCAGGGACTTGCCCAGGTCGGTGCCCTCGAGCCCCGCCAGCCCGATCGGAAAGCTGACTGGCGTCGCGGCCAGGAACTTGCGCACGGCGCTGGGCTGATCGATCGCCAAGCCGACGACTTGCCAGCCGTTGGCAGCGTGTTCGCGCGCGAAACGGTCGAGCATGGGGAGTTCTTCGACGCAGGGCGGACACCAGGTGGCCCAGAAGTTGACCAGGAGCGGCTTGCCGCGCAGGGCCGCCATGGTCAACGGCTGGCCGGCTGGCGTGTCGAAGGTCAGCCCCCACAGCGCCGAGGCGTCCCCTTGGGCCTGCGGCTCGCGGCGCCAGAACGCGACGCCGGCCCCCGCGGCCGCGGCCACGACACCGACACCGGCCGCCAGGAGAAGGGAGCGCCGGGACGTCAGGGGAGCCGTGGATTCAGTGGTCGACATGGGCAGCATTGTCGACGAGGGCACGCACCGCCGCCATGTCCCCGCGCGGAACCCGACCCCGCGCATCGCGCCGGAGCGCACCGCGCAAGTCGTCGTGGTCGTGGATCAGGAGGTGGACGCCGATGGTCTCGCCGAGCTCCGGGCTGCGGCTGGACAGGCTCAGCGCCTCGACCGGTGCACCCTGGAAGCCCGGAACCGTCCTGGCCTCGTAGTCGACGCCCTTGTCGATCAGCGCGATCTCGGCCGACTTGGAGTCATCGCAGAACAACTGCAGGTAGATGTCGGACAGCCGGGTCGCCGTTCCATGCCAGACCGCGCCGGCCAGGTGGGGCCTGAACTCGGCCAGCCGCTCCATCCAGGTCAGCGCCAGCCGGCGCAGGGCAGCCAGTTCGACGGGCTGCGTGTCGGCGCAGAACAGTGCGATGTACTCGCGCACCGCTTCCTCGATCACGTCGTTGTCCGGCAACGCCGCCCGCACAGGCAGGCCCAGCTGCCGGACGGCGCGCCGCTTGGCCGGACCGTATTCCAGGCCTTCCTCGACCACCATCCGCGCGGCAGTGGCGGCGATCTCACGCAGGGTGTCCATCGGTCAATTCTGCCCGGCACGGAGCCTTCCGGGACGCGGGATGACCGATGGGCCGCCCCGATAATCGAGCCGATGCACATCCACATCCTCGGCATTTGCGGCACGTTCATGGGAGGCGTCGCCGCGCTGGCCCGGGAAGCCGGCCACCGTGTGACCGGCTGCGACGCCGGCGTCTATCCCCCCATGAGCGACCAGCTGCGGGCCCTCGGCATCGACCTCGTCGAGGGCTACGGCGCCGACCAGATGGCCTTGCGCCCCGATGTCTGGGTCGTCGGCAACGTGGTCTCGCGGGCGCGCCTGCCCGACGGCAGCCCGCGCTACCCGCTGATGGAAGCGATCCTGGAATCCGGCGCCCGCTACACCAGCGGGCCGCAGTGGCTGGCCGAACATGTCCTGCACGGCCGCCACGTGCTGGCGGTCGCGGGCACGCACGGCAAGACCACGACCACCTCGATGCTGGCCTGGGTGCTGGAAGCCACCGGTCAGCAACCCGGCTTCCTGGTCGGTGGCGTGCCGGTCGACTTCGGGGTGTCGGCCCGGCTCGGCACCGGCGGGCAGTTCGTCATCGAGGCGGACGAGTACGACACCGCGTTCTTCGACAAGCGCAGCAAGTTCGTCCATTACCGGCCGCGCACGGCGGTGCTGAACAACCTGGAATTCGACCACGCCGACATCTTCGACGACCTGGCTGCCATCGAGCGGCAGTTCCACCACCTGGTGCGCACGGTGCCGTCCTCCGGCCGGGTCATCGTCAACGAGCTGGAGGAGAGCCTGGCGCGCGTGCTGCACGAGGGGTGCTGGAGCGAGGTGCGCAGCTTCGGCGCGGCCGTCAGCGACTTCACCGCCCAGGGCGAGCCCGGCGGGTTCGACGTGCTCCTGCGCGGGGAGCGCGTGGGCCGGGTCGACTGGGACCTGAGCGGCACCCACAACCAGCTCAATGCCCTGGCGGCCATCGCGGCGGCCGAACACGTCGGCGTGGCACCGGCGCAGGCCGCAGCCGCCCTGGGGCGCTTTCGCAACGTCAAGCGGCGGATGGAATTGCGGGGCGAAAGCGGCGGCGTGCGCGTCTACGACGACTTCGCCCACCACCCGACCGCCATCCGCACCACGCTGGACGGCCTGCGGCGCAAGCTGGGCCCGGCCGGCGGCCGGATCCTGGCGGTGTTCGAACCGCGCAGCAACACCATGAAGCTCGGCGCCATGAAGGCCCAGCTGCCCTGGAGCCTCGAACAGGCCGACCTGGCTTTCTGCCACGCCGGCGGGCTGGGCTGGGATGCGCGCGATGCCCTGGCACCCATGGGCGTGCGGGCCAGCGTCGCCGACTCGATCGAGGACCTCGTGGCGCAGGTGGTCCCGGCGGCCCGGGCCGGGGACCACGTCGTGTGCATGAGCAACGGCGGCTTCGGCGGCATCCACGCCCGCCTGTTGCAGGCGCTCAGCGCCCGCTGATCAATCGAACGAGAGCGGCGCCGGCGCCGTGAGGTCCGGCCGCACGGGCCGCAGCATGCCGGGGCCGGACTCCGGATCCATGCCCGAGGGGGCGACGCTGTGCAGCACGTGACCGTCGGTATCGGCGCCGTCGTGCCGGCGGATCGCGGGCTGTGCCGCCCGCTTGGGATTCGAGGTGATGGCGCCCACGAGGTACAGGGCCGACAGGGTGCGCACCAGGTCCGCGCCGACCAGCCCGGTGCGTTGCTGCAGTTCCGTGAAGGTGGCCGGCGCGTACGCCAGCTCGCGCAACAGCAGCAGGTGGGCGTCGGACAGGGCGCGCTGCGGCAGGCGCGGCGGACGCCGGAAATACAGCAGGTCGGTGTGGTAGCGCTGCGGCAGCACGTCGCGGGTGGTACGCAGCGCGTACTGCCACATCAGATGCGACAGGCTGGTACGGGTGAAATGATCGGGGATCGGAGCGCTGCTCGGCTGCGGCGTCCACATCGCACCGTCGAATTCCTCGGGCGGCGCCGACGACAGCACCGCGACCTGGCCGCGCAGGTTCACCACCGCCAGCAATCGGCCGGCTTCGCCGCTGACGTGGTAATTGCCGCTGCCCAGGGCGCTTTCCTGCTCGAGGATCTGCGAGGCCAGGCAGAACTGGGCGATCAGCGGCGCCAGCAGGGCCTCGAAACGAGCCAGCACGGCGGTGACGCTGTCGAGGCTGGCCGGATCGAACTGCAGGTCGGGCTGGAAATTGCGGGGGGCGAGCGGCTGGCCGAAGGCAACCGGCCGGTCGAGTTCGGCCATGGCGAACTGCACCGAGCGACCGGCGGGCACGCCCGAGGCAATCCTCAGCGTGCCGTCGGCCAGCACCTGGGTGCGGGCGCCGTTGACCAGGAAAACGTCCGCCTCATTGATGCGCGCCGTTTCCCAGACCAGCCGTGTCCGGTTCTCGTGTCCGACGACCTGGCGCAGCCGCTCCTGCTGGTCCAGGCTGAAGCCGGCCATGCCGAGGCGCAGGATGGGGAGTTCGAAGGCCATGGTTGTCGAGTGCTGCCGGGGCAGCGCGCAACAAATGTAGCCCTCGTGTTACTGACTGTAAAGAACTACCCCTGTAAAGCTTAGCGGTCGCGTCGCTTGCGCACCGCACTCGCCAGGATGTCGACCAGCGCCAGCGAATCGTCCCAACCGAGGCAGGCATCGGTAATGCTTTTGCCGTACTGGAGGGCGGTCGCATCGTCCTTGCCGGGCGTGAACTTCTGCGCCCCCGCCTGCAGATGGCTCTCGACCATCACTCCGAACACGCTGCGCGAGCCGCCGGCGATCTGCGCCGCGATGTCGCGGGCCACGTCGACCTGGCGCTCATGCTGCTTGCTGCTGTTGGCATGGCTGCAATCGACCATCAGGGTGGGCGGCAGCTTCGCCGCCTCGAGATCGCGCACGGCGGCCCCGACGCTGGCGGCGTCGTAGTTGGGCGCCTTGCCTCCGCGCAGGATGACGTGGCAGTCCTTGTTGCCGTTGGTCTGAACGATGGCCACCTGGCCGTTCTTGTGCACCGACAGGAAGTGGTGGCCGCGCGCCGCCGCCTGGATCGCGTCGGTGGCGATGCGGATGTTGCCGTCGGTGCCGTTCTTGAAGCCGATCGGCGCCGACAGGCCGGAGGCCAGCTCCCGGTGCACCTGGCTCTCGGTGGTGCGGGCGCCGATGGCACCCCAGGCGATCAGGTCGCCGATGTACTGCGGCGAGATCACGTCCAGGAACTCGCTGCCGGCCGGCAACCCGAGCCGGTTGATCTCGATCAGCAGCTGGCGGGCGATGCGCAGCCCCTCGTCGATGCGGAACGACTCGTCCAGGTAAGGGTCGTTGATCAGCCCCTTCCAGCCGACCGTGGTGCGCGGCTTCTCGAAATAGACGCGCATCACGATCTCCAGCGTGTCCGCGTACCGGGCCCGCACGTCCTTGAGCTTGCGCGCGTACTCGAGCGCCGCCGCCGGGTCGTGGATGGAACACGGCCCGATGATCAGCAGCAGGCGGTCGTCGCGGCCGGCCATGATGTCCTGGATGCGCTTGCGCGTCGCGGTGATCAGCGCCTCGACGGCGGTGCCCCGGATCGGGAAGAACCGGATCAGGTGTTCGGGAGGAGGCAGCACGGTGATGTCCTTGATGCGTTCGTCGTCGGTGTCGCTGGTCTTGTCGACAGGACGCGCATACCAGGGCTCGCTGGCGTTGGGGGTCATCGCGGTCATCGGGGTGCTCCTGAGGTGGTGCGGTTTTCGAAAGGACAAGAAAAAACCGCCGGGGGTACCGGCGGTTTGTTCGGGGGTTCTGGGTGCGTCTTCGTTCGCGTGCGCTCAGGACTCTCGACCGCCGGTAGGGCCAGAGAACCAAAAGTAGCCGTAAAAGAAGACGCTCTGCGTGCGCATGGGAAAGGAATCTACCACAGGCCGCGCGGACTGCAACGTCAGGCCGTGCCGCCGACCGTCAGGCCGTCGATGCGCAGGGTCGGCTGGCCGACGCCCACCGGCACGCTCTGGCCCTCCTTGCCGCAGGTGCCCACTCCGCTGTCGAGCCGCATGTCGTTGCCGATCATGGTGACGCGCGTCAGCGCGTCGGGGCCGTTGCCGACGATGGTGGCGCCCTTGACGGGGTACTGGATCTTGCCGTTCTCGACCCAGAACGCCTCGCTGGCCGAGAACACGAACTTGCCCGAGGTGATGTCGACCTGGCCACCGCCGAAGTTGGTGGCGTACAGGCCCTTCCGGATGCTCGCGACGATCTCGTCGGGGCTCTTGTCGCCGCCGAGCATGTAGGTGTTGGTCATGCGCGGCATCGGCACGTGCGCATAGCTTTCCCGCCGGCCGTTGCCGGTGGCCGCCACGCCCATCAGGCGCGCGTTGAGGGCGTCCTGGATGTAGCCGCGCAGGATGCCGTCCTCGATCAGCACGTTGCGCTGGCTGGGGTTGCCCTCGTCGTCGACGTTGAGCGAGCCGCGCCGGTCGGCGATGGTGCCGTCGTCCAGCACCGTGACGCCCTTGGCCGCCACCCGCTCGCCGATGCGGCCCGAGAAGGCGCTGGAGCCCTTGCGGTTGAAGTCGCCCTCGAGCCCGTGGCCGATGGCCTCGTGCAGCAGGATGCCGGGCCAGCCGGGGCCGAGCACCACGGTCATTTCGCCGGCGGGCGCCGGCCGCGACTCCAGGTTGGTGAGCGCCGCCTTGACGGCATCGTCGACGTACTCCTGGATGCGGGAGTCGTCGAAATAGGCCAGCCCGAAGCGGCCGCCGCCGCCGCTGGAGCCCACCTCGCGGCGGCCGTTCTGCTCGGCGATGACGGTGACCGACAGCCGCACCAGCGGGCGCACGTCGGCGGCCAGCGTGCCGTCGGCACGCGCCACCATGACCACGTCCCACTCGCTGGCCAGCCCGGCCATCACCTGGACGATGCGCGGATCCTTGGCGCGGGCCCGCTTCTCGACCTTCTCGAGCAACTGCACCTTGGCCGTGCTGTCCAGCGTGGTGATGGGGTCGAGCGCCGGATAGAGCGAGCGGCTGGATGCCACCTTGCGTGCCGCCACCTTGGCCTTGCCGGCGCGAGTAGAGGCCGAGATGGAGCGCACGGTGCGCGCCGCATCCAGCAGCGAGGCCTCGGAGATGTCGTCCGAGTACGCGAACGCCGTCTTCTCGCCGCTGACGGCGCGCACGCCCACGCCCTGGTCGATGCTGAAGCTGCCGGTCTTGACGATGCCCTCCTCCAGGCTCCAGCCCTCGCTGCGGGTGTACTGGAAGTAGAGGTCGGCGTCGTCGACCCGGTGGGCCGTGATCTCGCCCAGGGCACGCGAGAGGTGGGTTTCGTTCAGACCGAACGGCTCGAGGAGCAGGCGCTGCGCGGTGGCGAGACGTTCGATGGTGGGTTCGCGGGAGATCATCGGAGCATTCTA from Ramlibacter pinisoli includes:
- the accB gene encoding acetyl-CoA carboxylase biotin carboxyl carrier protein, whose translation is MDLRKLKTLIDLVSESNVSELEITEAEGKVRIVKGGTAVVQHAAAPVAMAPAMPASAAPALAPAAPAPQAPTGHAVKSPMVGTFYRASSPGAKSFVEVGSQVKEGDTICIIEAMKILNEIEADKSGTVSKILCENGQAVEYGQPLFIIE
- a CDS encoding TlpA disulfide reductase family protein, which translates into the protein MSTTESTAPLTSRRSLLLAAGVGVVAAAAGAGVAFWRREPQAQGDASALWGLTFDTPAGQPLTMAALRGKPLLVNFWATWCPPCVEELPMLDRFAREHAANGWQVVGLAIDQPSAVRKFLAATPVSFPIGLAGLEGTDLGKSLGNSAGGLPFTVVLKPDGKVRERRMGKVAPGDLSRWAAAA
- the mpl gene encoding UDP-N-acetylmuramate:L-alanyl-gamma-D-glutamyl-meso-diaminopimelate ligase is translated as MHIHILGICGTFMGGVAALAREAGHRVTGCDAGVYPPMSDQLRALGIDLVEGYGADQMALRPDVWVVGNVVSRARLPDGSPRYPLMEAILESGARYTSGPQWLAEHVLHGRHVLAVAGTHGKTTTTSMLAWVLEATGQQPGFLVGGVPVDFGVSARLGTGGQFVIEADEYDTAFFDKRSKFVHYRPRTAVLNNLEFDHADIFDDLAAIERQFHHLVRTVPSSGRVIVNELEESLARVLHEGCWSEVRSFGAAVSDFTAQGEPGGFDVLLRGERVGRVDWDLSGTHNQLNALAAIAAAEHVGVAPAQAAAALGRFRNVKRRMELRGESGGVRVYDDFAHHPTAIRTTLDGLRRKLGPAGGRILAVFEPRSNTMKLGAMKAQLPWSLEQADLAFCHAGGLGWDARDALAPMGVRASVADSIEDLVAQVVPAARAGDHVVCMSNGGFGGIHARLLQALSAR
- a CDS encoding 3-deoxy-7-phosphoheptulonate synthase encodes the protein MTAMTPNASEPWYARPVDKTSDTDDERIKDITVLPPPEHLIRFFPIRGTAVEALITATRKRIQDIMAGRDDRLLLIIGPCSIHDPAAALEYARKLKDVRARYADTLEIVMRVYFEKPRTTVGWKGLINDPYLDESFRIDEGLRIARQLLIEINRLGLPAGSEFLDVISPQYIGDLIAWGAIGARTTESQVHRELASGLSAPIGFKNGTDGNIRIATDAIQAAARGHHFLSVHKNGQVAIVQTNGNKDCHVILRGGKAPNYDAASVGAAVRDLEAAKLPPTLMVDCSHANSSKQHERQVDVARDIAAQIAGGSRSVFGVMVESHLQAGAQKFTPGKDDATALQYGKSITDACLGWDDSLALVDILASAVRKRRDR
- the tldD gene encoding metalloprotease TldD, producing the protein MISREPTIERLATAQRLLLEPFGLNETHLSRALGEITAHRVDDADLYFQYTRSEGWSLEEGIVKTGSFSIDQGVGVRAVSGEKTAFAYSDDISEASLLDAARTVRSISASTRAGKAKVAARKVASSRSLYPALDPITTLDSTAKVQLLEKVEKRARAKDPRIVQVMAGLASEWDVVMVARADGTLAADVRPLVRLSVTVIAEQNGRREVGSSGGGGRFGLAYFDDSRIQEYVDDAVKAALTNLESRPAPAGEMTVVLGPGWPGILLHEAIGHGLEGDFNRKGSSAFSGRIGERVAAKGVTVLDDGTIADRRGSLNVDDEGNPSQRNVLIEDGILRGYIQDALNARLMGVAATGNGRRESYAHVPMPRMTNTYMLGGDKSPDEIVASIRKGLYATNFGGGQVDITSGKFVFSASEAFWVENGKIQYPVKGATIVGNGPDALTRVTMIGNDMRLDSGVGTCGKEGQSVPVGVGQPTLRIDGLTVGGTA